The following proteins are encoded in a genomic region of Neurospora crassa OR74A linkage group VI, whole genome shotgun sequence:
- the tbg gene encoding tubulin gamma chain, variant, producing the protein MPREIITIQAGQCGNSIGSQFWQQLCLEHGISQDGTIEDFATEGGDRKDVFFYQSDDTRYIPRSILIDLEPRVINTIQTGPYRNIYNPENFYVGKSGLGAGNNWGDGYQTGEQVHEEIMEMIEREADGSDSLEGFMMLHSIAGGTGSGLGSFLLERLNDRFPKKIIQTYSVFPDTTSAGDVVVHPYNSLLAMRRLTQNADSVVVLDNGALSHIAADRLHVQEPSFQQTNQLVSTVMSASTTTLRYPGYMHNDLVSILASLIPTPRCHFLMTSYTPFTGDQVEQAKTVRKTTVLDVMRRLLQPKNRMVSTVPGKKSCYISILNVIQGDVDPTDVHKSLLRIRERRLATFIPWGPASIQVALTKRSPYVTMAHRVSGLMLANHTSIATLFKRIVRQYDGMRKRNAFMEAYKKTAPFSENLNEFDEAREVVMDLIADYEAAEDANYLNPELGENASADTDKRMA; encoded by the exons ATGCCCAG AGAAATAATAACCATCCAGGCCGGCCAGTGCGGCAACAGCA TCGGAAGCCAGTTCTGGCAGCAGCTTTGTCTGGAGCATGGCATCAGCCAGGACGGAACCATCGAGGACTTTGCGACCGAAGGCGGCGACCGTAAAGATGTCTTCTTTTACCAGAGCGACGATACGCGATACATTCCCCGGTCCATCCTGATCGATCTCGAACCCAGAGTCATCAATACCATCCAGACCGGACCATACCGGAACATATACAACCCAGAAAACTTCTACGTGGGCAAGAGCGGACTTGGTGCGGGTAACAACTGGGGTGATGGTTACCAAACAGGCGAGCAGGTACATGAGGAGATCATGGAGATGATTGAGCGCGAAGCCGACGGCAGCGACTCCCTCGAGGGCTTCATGATGTTACACTCCATCGCCGGCGGCACAGGATCAGGCCTGGGTTCTTTCCTACTCGAGCGACTGAACGACCGCTTCCCCAAGAAGATCATCCAGACATATTCGGTATTTCCCGACACGACCAGCGCCGGCGATGTTGTCGTGCACCCCTACAACAGTTTACTTGCCATGAGGAGGTTAACGCAAAACGCCGACTCGGTAGTGGTGCTTGACAACGGCGCCTTGTCACACATTGCCGCCGACAGACTACACGTACAAGAGCCATCCTTCCAACAGACGAATCAGCTCGTATCGACCGTCATGTCCGCCAGCACAACCACCCTTCGATACCCCGGCTACATGCACAACGACCTGGTCAGCATTCTCGCGTCCTTGATTCCGACTCCTCGATGCCACTTCTTGATGACGTCGTACACGCCCTTCACTGGCGACCAGGTAGAGCAGGCAAAGACGGTGCGCAAAACGACGGTTCTCGACGTCATGAGACGATTGCTGCAGCCCAAGAATCGCATGGTGTCTACTGTACCCGGCAAGAAGAGCTGCTACATTTCCATCCTGAACGTCATCCAGGGCGACGTGGACCCAACCGATGTGCACAAGAGTCTGCTCCGTATTAGGGAACGTCGTCTTGCTACATTCATTCCTTGGGGTCCCGCTAGCATCCAGGTGGCACTGACCAAGAGGAGTCCCTACGTGACTATGGCACATCGTGTCAGTGGTTTGATGTTGGCAAACCATACTAGTATTGCTACG CTCTTCAAGCGTATCGTTAGGCAGTACGATGGCATGCGGAAGCGCAACGCCTTTATGGAAGCCTACAAAAAGACGGCGCCGTTTTCTGAAAACCTCAACGAGTTTGACGAAGCCAGGGAGGTCGTCATGGACCTTATTGCCGATTACGAGGCTGCCGAAGACGCCAATTATCTCAACCCCGAGCTTGGCGAAAACGCGTCGGCTGACACGGACAAGAGAATGGCTTGA
- a CDS encoding phospholipase D1 — protein sequence MADPTRSSSASLPVPTQSRKESVLQSGTLEELPTITQAQVFGVPSPIGSDQFDFATKASSPKTPRANESPSASDYLNGGQPHNDGVSPVPDQDPPAWLPLQDVNETTTRSSVPSTLPTAGTGPSDVPYSERSVQFANNDVVLEPPPVIHHERHASWDTKDTMNRIRGSSFMTKLKELAGPSASQTFKSPSYPPEINSTASSPTVSRHRQARSVDDRSDEDADAEETADERVGESQIRQKKKRRIRRPKFESFSTPNTPRIEQEPTTPGGHARFGFIRRSTFSDIGDRGGLSEGEGRDHIARQRINRRTNLWMSNRPDGEGDELESPSRIGQHLRRFSNLGGGVSDGDATPRRPFFGTDRAATFGAQKWRQVKSTLRLLRQKRDDQYDYFKSAELMAELTAVTPAVLMFASMIQRDEHGNKRIPVLLEQLRLRIKDSAPLPGKDSERHVLFTIELEYGSGPSQMKWTVKRHIKEIMNLHFKYKINPPKDKLLIHRPEGGVRPKQPNFPISAFPYLRAVRGLEDDEEQESLDPPRIVEDPAGEATAGETAVEGTDVDENGRPQVRKKKSRMGAFGGRRKNSAIGSKGDLNQIALDAAAKKKKYIEQQQRILEKYLQEMVRWLMFRADSNRLCRFLELSALGVRLAAEGSYHGKECYLHIQSSKGLDFRRVLTPGKVIARHSKKWFLVRQSYIVCVESPENMNIYDVYLVDPKFNIVSKKDKNKHLTANGNENEEDLENFDPTTAKKSKSSNHHTLKIVSSERKIKLFSSSQHLIQQFEESILEMLKTTPWHQRNRFGSYAPVRTGVFAQWLVDGRDYMWNVSRAISMAKDVIYIHDWWLSPELYMRRPACISQKWRLDRLLQRKAQEGVKIFVIVYRNVEAAVPIDSEYTKFSLLNLHPNIFVQRSPNQFKKNQFFFAHHEKLVIVDHDIAFVGGIDLCFGRWDTPQHPVTDDKPTGFEPDSYNLPKDAEHCQMFPGKDYSNPRVQDFVRLHEPYEEMYDRSKVPRMPWHDIAMQVVGQPARDLTRHFVQRWNYVRRGRKPTRPTPFLLPPPDCSREELEAAGLNGTCEVQMLRSASTWSIGIDETEHSIQSAYVKMIEESDHFVYMENQFFVTSTETLNVKIVNHIGDALVERAIRAHEKGEDWRAVIIIPLMPGFQNEVNDQDGTSVRLILQCQYRSICRGEHSIFGRLRAAGINPEDYIQFFSLRQWGKLKNNSLTTEQLYIHAKCIIVDDRIALIGSANINERSMLGNRDSECAAVVRDTDMIWSTMGGKPYQVGRFAHTLRLRLMREHLGLDVDEIQEEERQAELDEAEARAKMEQRTEHHMEHPNLEHRDFTDDSEDSMVPESSSRRRRSSHMSSHILPSTPPPPQLPRHRAHSFNHDVEMQELPRPDSKGKSVAGREDQEHVHAGERHRRDVEGLGPDHWKLAQMQGIDEGRDSVVVNGREVLVHDISAEGKGTLDSPHESHELRTRPHDAASLSESIGNEHMPPMPPFNRRTTEQLGLPRANQLPVLPVVDDTDIGGPPVQITANGTLSHSQIAMNIELANIDKDCMRDPLNPSFYEDVWSRVAENNTKIYRRVFHVMPDSAVTNWAEYKEFKANEREFKKQFEGGKASEEVNEKNGVTAEHAQTSAGAGISAPGPAQLTKSLTEKLVTPVSKLSGGGDKGARERTGSTTTLDEKGATKDHTRKAQTFPLDAEKGAMLTASQNPGERPPTATPKDSADSNHDDTRASGDFLSASITNNKERHATFSNNQDPNPPPTSASGGSTTTIADNSNAAPNIANGNGAAVSSDNTATASATGTNGANVKPAASTRQQRRRANTGRSKRGYNPFDAQTLNPAEAEETLRLTQGTLVQFPYDWLVTEENNGNWLFQVDQVAPLQIYN from the exons ATGGCCGACCCGACCCGATCCAGTTCGGCCAGTCTGCCTGTGCCAACACAGTCGCGCAAAGAGAGTGTTCTGCAATCAGGGACCCTCGAGGAACTACCGACAATCACTCAGGCCCAAGTGTTTGGCGTTCCGTCGCCCATCGGCTCCGACCAGTTCGACTTCGCCACTAAGGCGAGCTCTCCGAAGACACCGAGAGCTAACGAAAGCCCGTCCGCCTCGGACTACCTAAACGGAGGCCAGCCACACAACGACGGTGTCTCCCCTGTACCCGATCAAGACCCACCCGCCTGGCTGCCGCTCCAAGATGTCAACGAAACCACTACTCGCTCCTCCGTGCCCTCGACCCTTCCGACAGCTGGCACAGGCCCTTCCGATGTGCCCTACTCCGAGCGCAGCGTACAGTTTGCCAACAACGATGTCGTTCTCGAACCCCCACCCGTCATACACCACGAGCGCCATGCCTCATGGGACACCAAAGATACCATGAACAGGATTCGAGGGTCCAGCTTCATGACCAAGTTGAAGGAGCTCGCCGGCCCCAGCGCCTCGCAGACCTTCAAGTCTCCAAGTTACCCTCCCGAAATTAACTCTACAGCTAGCTCCCCAACCGTGTCACGCCATCGTCAAGCCCGGTCAGTCGACGACCGTAGCGACGAAGACGCCGACGCAGAGGAGACTGCCGATGAGAGGGTGGGTGAGTCACAGATtcgacaaaagaaaaagagacggATTCGACGACCAAAGTTCGAATCGTTCTCGACCCCCAACACGCCTCGAATCGAGCAAGAGCCGACTACACCCGGTGGCCATGCCCGCTTCGGCTTTATCCGCCGTTCCACGTTCTCAGATATTGGAGACCGTGGAGGTCTTTCCGAGGGTGAAGGTAGGGATCATATTGCCAGACAGCGCATCAACAGAAGGACGAATCTGTGGATGTCGAATCGGCCGGATGGTGAGGGCGACGAACTCGAATCTCCCAGTAGGATCGGTCAGCATCTTCGGCGCTTCTCCAacctcggcggcggggttTCTGACGGTGATGCCACCCCGAGGAGGCCCTTTTTCGGCACGGACAGGGCTGCAACTTTTGGTGCTCAGAAATGGCGTCAAGTCAAGAGCACATTGCGGCTGTTGCGACAGAAGAGGGACGACCAATACGACTATTTCAAATCTGCCGAGCTCATGGCCGAACTTACCGCAGTTACACCGGCTGTCTTGATGTTTGCCAGCATGATCCAGCGCGACGAACATGGAAACAAAAGAATCCCCGTCCTTCTTGAACAGCTAAGACTCCGAATCAAGGACAGTGCACCTCTTCCCGGCAAGGATAGCGAGAGACATGTGCTCTTTACCATTGAGCTTGAGTACGGAAGCGGTCCCAGCCAGATGAAGTGGACGGTCAAACGTCACATAAAGGAGATCATGAACCTCCACTTCAAATACAAGATCAACCCCCCTAAAGACAAGCTGTTGATACATCGGCCAGAGGGCGGTGTTCGGCCCAAACAGCCAAATTTCCCCATCTCGGCTTTCCCTTATTTGCGCGCAGTAAGAGGcttggaggacgacgaggaacaAGAATCACTTGACCCCCCTCGTATAGTCGAAGATCCCGCCGGCGAGGCCACGGCCGGGGAAACAGCTGTTGAGGGCACTGATGTTGATGAAAATGGCAGGCCGCAGGTACGGAAAAAGAAGTCTCGCATGGGTGCTTTTGGTGGGCGCCGCAAGAACTCGGCCATAGGCTCAAAGGGTGATCTGAATCAAATAGCTCttgacgccgccgccaagaagaaaaagtatATCGAACAGCAGCAGAGAATCCTGGAAAAGTATCTGCAAGAGATGGTTCGTTGGCTCATGTTCCGGGCAGACAGTAACCGACTTTGTCGATTTTTGGAGCTTTCTGCTCTTGGAGTTCGCCTTGCTGCCGAGGGAAGTTATCACGGCAAGGAATGTTACCTCCACATCCAGTCCTCCAAAGGGCTCGATTTCCGGCGGGTCCTGACACCGGGCAAGGTTATTGCGAGGCACAGCAAGAAGTGGTTCCTTGTTCGTCAGAGTTATATCGTCTGTGTCGAATCGCCGGAAAACATGAACATCTACGACGTTTATCTTGTTGACCCCAAATTCAACATTGTTTctaagaaggacaagaacaaGCACCTCACAGCAAACGGCAATGAAAATGAGGAAGACCTCGAAAATTTCGACCCGACCACGGCCAAGAAGTCCAAGTCCTCCAACCACCATACACTCAAGATCGTGTCATCCGAGAGGAAGATCAagctcttctcctccagccAGCATCTGATACAGCAGTTCGAGGAATCCATTTTGGAGATGCTCAAAACTACACCATGGCATCAGCGGAATCGCTTTGGAAGCTATGCGCCTGTTCGAACTGGCGTGTTCGCCCAATGGCTGGTCGACGGTCGGGACTACATGTGGAACGTCTCAAGAGCCATCAGTATGGCCAAGGACGTTATCTACATTCACGACTGGTGGCTGAGCCCAGAATTGTACATGAGGCGGCCCGCTTGTATCAGTCAAAAATGGCGTCTGGATCGTCTACTCCAGAGAAAGGCACAGGAAGGTGTCAAGATTTTTGTCATTGTCTATCGAAATGTCGAAGCCGCAGTTCCCATTGACTCGGAGTACACCAAGTTTTCCCTGCTGAACCTCCATCCTAACATTTTCGTTCAAAGATCACCTAACCAGTTCAAGAAGAACCAGTTCTTCTTCGCTCACCATGAAAAGCTGGTCATAGTCGACCACGATATTGCATTTGTGGGCGGTATCGATCTGTGTTTCGGCCGATGGGACACGCCCCAGCATCCAGTGACCGATGACAAACCCACTGGATTCGAGCCTGATTCGTACAATTTACCCAAGGATGCAGAGCATTGTCAAATGTTCCCGGGAAAGGATTACTCGAATCCTCGTGTCCAGGACTTTGTCAGGCTCCATGAGCCATATGAGGAGATGTATGACCGGTCCAAGGTTCCCAGAATGCCGTGGCATGATATCGCCATGCAGGTTGttggccagccagccagagATCTTACCCGCCACTTCGTTCAGAGATGGAATTATGTGAGACGTGGCCGTAAGCCAACACGGCCTACACCATTCTTGCTGCCACCTCCTGACTGCAGCAGAGAGGAACTCGAGGCCGCAGGCCTCAATGGAACTTGCGAGGTACAAATGCTCCGTTCAGCATCCACGTGGTCGATCGGTATCGATGAGACCGAACACAGCATCCAGTCAGCATATGTCAAGATGATCGAAGAGTCTGATCACTTTGTGTACATGGAGAACCAGTTCTTCGTGACCAGCACAGAAACATTGAACGTGAAAATCGTCAATCATATCGGCGATGCTCTGGTTGAGCGCGCTATCCGTGCGCACGAAAAGGGCGAGGACTGGCGCGCAGTCATTATTATTCCCCTGATGCCAGGTTTCCAAAACGAGGTCAATGACCAGGACGGAACCAGTGTTCGCTTGATTCTCCAATGTCAGTATCGGAGTATCTGCCGCGGAGAACACTCCATCTTTGGCCGTCTTAGGGCTGCCGGCATCAACCCGGAGGACTACATCCAGTTCTTTAGTCTGCGTCAATGGGGTAAACTCAAGAACAACTCTCTGACGACCGAACAACTCTATATCCACGCCAAGTGTATCATTGTCGATGACCGTATTGCCTTGATCGGATCAGCCAACATCAATGAGCGGTCTATGCTTGGCAATCGTGATTCGGAATGCGCGGCCGTTGTTCGTGACACTGACATGATCTGGTCTACCATGGGTGGGAAGCCTTACCAGGTTGGTCGTTTTGCTCACACCCTGCGTCTCCGACTGATGAGGGAACACTTGGGCTTGGATGTCGATGAGATCCAAGAGGAAGAACGTCAAGCAGAGCTTGACGAGGCTGAGGCAAGAGCTAAGATGGAACAACGCACGGAACACCACATGGAGCACCCGAACTTGGAACATCGCGACTTCACTGACGACTCGGAAGATTCCATGGTCCCAGAAAGCTCGTCCAGGAGACGGAGGTCATCTCATATGTCGTCTCATATTCTACCTAgcacgccgccgccgccgcaactCCCTCGTCATAGAGCGCATAGTTTCAATCATGACGTTGAAATGCAGGAACTCCCAAGGCCAGACTCTAAGGGCAAATCCGTTGCCGGCAGAGAAGACCAGGAGCATGTGCATGCCGGTGAAAGGCACAGGAGGGATGTGGAAGGATTGGGTCCTGATCATTGGAAGCTTGCTCAAATGCAAGGTATTGATGAGGGCAGAGACTCTGTCGTGGTGAATGGCCGTGAAGTGCTGGTTCACGACATCTCTGCGGAGGGCAAGGGTACGCTGGACAGCCCGCATGAGTCTCATGAGCTTCGCACCCGGCCTCATGATGCTGCGTCTCTTTCTGAAAGCATCGGCAATGAGCACATGCCGCCAATGCCACCGTTCAACAGACGGACTACGGAGCAGCTTGGTCTTCCCAGAGCCAATCAGTTGCCTGTCCTGCCTGTTGTTGACGATACTGATATTGGTGGACCGCCTGTTCAGATTACAGCAAACGGGACACTGTCTCACAGCCAGATCGCCATGAACATTGAGCTGGCCAACATTGACAAAGACTGCATGCGTGATCCTCTTAATCCAAGTTTCTATGAGGATGTTTGGTCTCGTGTTGCTGAGAACAACACCAAGATCTACCGCCGCGTCTTCCATGTCATGCCCGATTCTGCAGTAACGAACTGGGCCGAGTACAAGGAGTTCAAGGCTAACGAGCGGGAGTTCAAGAAGCAGTTTGAAGGTGGCAAGGCAAGCGAGGAAGTCAATGAGAAGAACGGAGTGACCGCTGAGCATGCGCAAACCAGTGCTGGAGCCGGTATCAGCGCACCGGGCCCAGCTCAACTCACCAAGAGCTTGACGGAGAAGCTAGTCACTCCTGTCTCCAAGCtcagcggcggtggtgacaaGGGAGCTCGGGAACGCACAGGCTCAACTACTACGTTGGACGAGAAGGGGGCCACGAAGGACCACACACGCAAGGCTCAGACCTTCCCACTCGATGCTGAGAAGGGTGCGATGTTGACGGCGTCGCAGAACCCCGGCGAACGCCCACCCACAGCAACACCCAAAGACAGCGCTGATTCGAACCACGATGATACCAGGGCGTCTGGAGACTTCCTGAGCGccagcatcaccaacaacaaggagCGACACGCCACCTTCTCCAACAACCAAGATCCTAACCCTCCCCCAACCTCAGCCAGCGGCggctccaccaccaccatagcCGACAACAGCAACGCAGCCCCCAACATTgccaacggcaacggcgccGCAGTATCCTCCGACAACACAGCAACCGCATCCGCCACGGGCACTAATGGTGCTAATGTCAAACCAGCCGCATCCACCAGGCAGCAGCGTCGTAGGGCGAACACTGGCCGTAGTAAGCGCGGGTATAATCCATTCGACGCTCAGACTCTAAACCCGGCAGAGGCCGAGGAGACGCTCAGGTTGACCCAGGGAACGCTGGTCCAGTTTCCTTATGACTGGCTGGTCACGGAGGAGAACAACGGGAATTGGTTGTTCCAGGTTGATCAAGTGGCACCGTTGCAGATTTA TAACTAA
- a CDS encoding COQ7 gives MLRPATRPALVATRQVRQCAARFFSSPVSPDTSSSHVHSPSTTPETNPAPPPPNSRSSTSSSKGKKPLTAEQRAFLSSALRVNQAGELAATLIYTGQTPPLVTRDPSLRPLMKHMYDQEAAHLRTFNDLIYRHRVRPTALYPLWSVMATGLGWGTAMLGKEAAMACTEAVETEIGGHYNAQIRKLLEMVSEWEAEGYEVGAEFRHLINTLRRIRDEELEHLDHAVEHDAQKAEPHWLLTGVIRAGCRGAIWVSERV, from the coding sequence ATGCTTCGTCCAGCAACCAGGCCAGCCCTCGTGGCCACCAGACAGGTCCGGCAATGCGCCgcgcgcttcttctcctcccccgtCTCGCCTGATACCAGCTCCTCGCATGTCCACAGCCCCTCCACAACCCCCGAGACCAacccagcaccaccaccaccaaactccAGGTCGTCGACAAGTTCTTCCAAGGGTAAAAAACCCCTCACTGCCGAGCAGCGCGCCTTCCTCTCGTCCGCCCTCCGCGTAAACCAGGCCGGCGAGCTCGCCGCCACCCTCATCTACACGGGCCAGACCCCGCCTCTCGTAACCCGGGACCCCTCGCTGCGCCCGCTCATGAAGCACATGTACGACCAAGAGGCGGCGCATCTGCGCACCTTCAACGACCTGATCTACCGCCACCGCGTACGGCCCACGGCGCTGTACCCGCTTTGGTCCGTCATGGCCACGGGCTTGGGCTGGGGCACCGCCATGCTGGGCAAGGAGGCAGCCATGGCGTGCACCGAGGCGGTAGAGACGGAGATTGGCGGCCATTATAATGCCCAGATCCGTAAGCTGCTGGAGATGGTGAGCGAGTGGGAGGCTGAGGGGTATGAGGTTGGCGCAGAGTTCAGGCATCTGATCAACACGTTGAGGAGGATACGGGATGAGGAGCTGGAGCACCTGGATCATGCGGTTGAACATGATGCGCAGAAGGCGGAGCCGCACTGGTTGTTGACGGGGGTGATTAGGGCGGGGTGCAGAGGTGCCATTTGGGTTAGTGAGAGGGTGTAA
- a CDS encoding WD repeat protein gives MKLTNPGAVPVYTVSGPSTARPLPEWLARRRKRSAKYEPEELNNFELLQNFDFEEASNCVRVSEDGNWIMSSGTYKPQFHVHNTQELSLSFARHTKSENTTFIMLSQDYTKSVHLQSDRSIEFHTPMGCHYEVRLPRFGRDLAYLRQSTEVLIPSVGLSADGSGMGEVFRLDLERGQFLRPWQVDVGEDEPGAGLQGSINVGAVNVAAVAESTHGLCAFGTTVGTVEFYDPRSRNRVAVLGGQEGEITALDYSRDGLSLALGTGTGIVQVFDLRNPRPLMRKDQGMGLPIKNIIHLTTPTEEKKLLTADKRIIKLWDEQSGDLWTSIEPTVDINHVAHVPDSGMLLTANEGKQMHSFFIPNLGLAPRWCHFLDNMVHEMENEKRVDTYDNYKFLTIPELKQLSLAHLVGKTNLLRPYMHGYFVHSKLYDQARLIANPYVWEEERAKRVKEKVEKARESRIRGVKKVKVNQKLVDKIVDRSDKKKIAAGVLGDSRFGKLFEDEEFKVDETSREFRALNPSTQVGGQDVAVQHVKDDSSVTSNSDDESDPESEVESKKKKSKKSKDDVVMQVSSSKIAGGKAKDTAFGQRAPRTGRVTKTRTDVVGEQKITFVPESKKKKQAEPEAAPTRKRHDGRRSASTNTFRRL, from the exons ATGAAATTGACAAATCCCGGCGCGGTGCCAGT ATACACCGTATCTGGGCCGTCGACTGCGAGACCCCTTCCAGAATGGCTTGCCCGCCGCAGAAAGAGATCGGCCAAGTACGAGCCCGAAGAACTCAACAACTTCGAGCTCCTCCAGAACTTCGACTTCGAGGAGGCCAGCAACTGCGTCCGTGTCAGTGAAGATGGCAACTGGATCATGAGCTCCGGTACCTACAAGCCCCAGTTCCACGTCCACAACACACAGGAACTGTCGCTGTCTTTCGCTCGCCACACCAAATCCGAAAACACCACCTTCATTATGCTCAGCCAAGATTACACCAAGAGCGTACACCTCCAATCCGACCGTTCGATCGAATTCCATACCCCCATGGGATGTCACTACGAAGTCAGACTCCCGCGCTTCGGCAGAGACCTTGCATATCTCCGTCAAAGTACAGAAGTGCTCATTCCCTCTGTCGGTTTGAGTGCGGATGGTTCTGGTATGGGCGAGGTTTTCCGCCTCGATCTGGAGCGCGGCCAGTTCCTGAGGCCATGGCAGGTGGATGTGGGTGAAGATGAGCCCGGTGCTGGTCTTCAGGGAAGCATCAACGTCGGAGCTGTTAATGTCGCGGCCGTCGCCGAGTCCACACACGGTCTTTGCGCCTTCGGAACGACCGTCGGCACAGTCGAGTTCTACGATCCCCGTAGCAGGAACCGCGTTGCTGTATTGGGCGGCCAAGAGGGCGAAATCACTGCGTTGGATTACAGCAGAGACGGTCTCTCTCTTGCGCTCGGAACAGGCACGGGTATTGTTCAAGTTTTCGATCTGAGAAACCCTCGCCCGCTTATGCGGAAGGACCAGGGCATGGGTCTTCCCATCAAGAACATCATCCACTTGACGACTCCTACCGAGGAAAAGAAGCTTCTCACGGCCGATAAGAGAATCATCAAGCTCTGGGACGAACAGAGTGGCGACCTCTGGACCTCAATCGAGCCGACCGTTGACATTAATCATGTGGCGCATGTCCCCGATTCCGGCATGCTATTGACGGCAAACGAGGGCAAGCAGATGCACAGTTTCTTTATTCCCAACCTTGGCCTGGCTCCCAGGTGGTGCCATTTCCTCGACAACATGGTCCACGAAATGGAGAACGAGAAGCGTGTCGACACATACGACAACTACAAGTTCCTTACGATACCCGAACTCAAGCAGCTCAGCTTGGCTCACTTGGTTGGCAAGACCAACCTGTTGCGTCCTTATATGCACGGTTACTTTGTACATTCCAAGTTGTACGACCAGGCTCGTCTCATTGCCAATCCGTATGTCTGGGAAGAGGAGCGGGCCAAGCGCGTCAAGgagaaggttgagaaggCTCGCGAGAGCCGTATCAGAGGTgtcaagaaggtcaaggtcaACCAGAAGCTGGTTGACAAGATTGTTGATCGTtccgacaagaagaagattgccGCTGGCGTCTTGGGCGATTCTCGTTTCGGCAAGCTGttcgaggatgaggagttCAAGGTCGATGAGACGTCCAGGGAGTTCAGAGCCCTCAACCCCAGCACCCAGGTTGGCGGACAAGATGTCGCAGTACAGCATGTCAAGGACGACTCTTCAGTTACCAGCAACAGTGACGATGAGAGCGATCCGGAAAGCGAGGTCgaaagcaagaaaaagaagagcaagaagagcAAGGATGACGTGGTCATGCAGGTCTCGTCGTCCAAGATTGCGGGCGGCAAGGCGAAGGATACGGCATTCGGCCAAAGAGCTCCAAGGACCGGGCGCGTCACTAAGACCCGAACGGACGTGGTCGGAGAGCAGAAGATTACGTTCGTGCCCgagtccaagaagaagaagcaggctgAACCCGAGGCTGCACCAACACGGAAGAGACATGATGGGAGGCGAAGTGCAAGCACGAACACCTTTAGACGACTGTAA
- the nic-7 gene encoding 5'-methylthioadenosine phosphorylase — MENLPTTYDGPVHIAVIGGTGLSKLEGYVPVAALNPTTPWGSPSSPLMIFEHNGHAVAFLARHGLYHQLAPHEVPARANIAALRSIGVRTIIAFSAVGSLREEIKPMDFVIPDQIIDRTKGIRPFTFYEGGVVGHVGFADPFDAGLAQVVEKCASAMKGDGVVLHNKGTIICMEGPAFSTRAESHMYRSWGGSVINMSALPEAKLAREAELAYQMICMATDYDCWRDEAGEDVDVAMVMKYMAANGENAKHLVGAVLDELLKQDNSDLVLAKKWQGSAQGAVKFMTKPEGRDPEAMKRVEFLFPGFWEQN, encoded by the exons ATGGAGAACCTTCCCACCACTTACGATG GTCCCGTCCACATCGCCGTCATCGGCGGTACCGGCCTCTCCAAGCTCGAGGGCTACGTCCCCGTTGCCGCCCTTAACCCCACCACTCCCTGGggctctccctcctctcccctcaTGATCTTCGAGCACAATGGACACGCCGTCGCCTTCCTCGCTCGTCACGGTCTCTACCACCAGCTGGCTCCCCACGAGGTTCCCGCGCGCGCCAACATCGCCGCCCTGCGCTCCATCGGCGTGCGCACCATCATCGCCTTCAGTGCCGTCGGCTCTTTGAGAGAAGAGATCAAGCCCATGGATTTCGTCATCCCCGACCAGATCATCGACCGGACCAAGGGCATCCGCCCCTTCACCTTCTACGAGGGCGGCGTGGTAGGCCACGTTGGCTTCGCCGATCCTTTCGACGCCGGCTTGGCGCAGGTTGTCGAGAAGTGCGCGTCTGCGATGAAGGGTGACGGTGTCGTGCTGCACAACAAGGGAACCATCATCTGCATGGAGGGACCCGCGTTCAGCACCCGCGCCGAGAGCCACATGTATCGCTCGTGGGGCGGTAGCGTCATCAACATGTCCGCGCTCCCCGAGGCCAAGCTTGCCAGAGAGGCCGAGTTGGCCTATCAGATGATTTGCATGGCGACCGATTACGACTGCTGGCGCGACGAGGCGGGCGAGGATGTGGATGTCGCCATGGTCATGAAGTACATGGCTGCCAACGGCGAGAATGCCAAGCACCTCGTGGGTGCGGTGCTGGATGAGCTGCTTAAGCAGGATAACAGCGATTTGGTCCTGGCCAAGAAGTGGCAGGGTAGTGCCCAGGGCGCGGTCAAGTTTATGACCAAGCCCGAGGGCCGTGATCCGGAGGCTATGAAGAGGGTTGAGTTCCTCTTCCCTGGGTTTTGGGAGCAGAACTAA